The following nucleotide sequence is from Drosophila simulans strain w501 chromosome 3L, Prin_Dsim_3.1, whole genome shotgun sequence.
GGGactgaccaccaccaccacgaccgCTGGCACCACTCTGCCGCTTCCGGTGCCCACGTGTCCATCGCAGCCGCTGGTTTGCCTGCCCGGCGGAGCACGTCCACTGCCCAACTGCCCCTGCATCGATCCTCGCCAGCAGCAGAACTCCCCGCTGGTCTCGTCCACGGGACCACAAATCGGTTCGGATATGATGGTCTTCATGCCGCTTAATTCCGGACGTAGGCGACGTCGTCGCCGGAGACGTCGGATACTCTATTAAGATCACCTCCTAACCACCAAATccaaaaaattcaaatcacTTACCcctacactgaaaaaaaacaaaacacacttGCATATACACCGCAAAATTagtcaaaataaaaacgatcACAAAATCCAAAGCAAACCGAATTGGCAAACTAAATTGGCATTAAAAAAAGTCCTGAACCACGCCCCACCCCAATCACCTCCTTCTCCAATCCTGTCAAGATGCCCGATCCCGGCCTGGAAGCTGCCTGCCCCTGACCTCCTGTCCCCAGCTCATGCAGGAGTACCAGGGCCAGGGCAACGAGTTCCACACCTTTCTGGGCCAGTCCATATGTGGCTTTGATGGCTCCACTTTCATGGTAATTCCTCAGTTTTTTTTCGGAATGTTATGGctattgaattttattgctaattggaaaattatttaaaacgaTTATCTGCAACTACgcattaaattgcatttatttttagacaatTGCTTATTTGATAAACTTTTTGCCTAGAGAAATGTTGATACTATATACAtcacaatttaattgattttaaacatttttgttgcattGTTTAGTTTAAAGTGGTGATCATTTGTTAACCTTAGAAGTACAAAGTTAGGATTTTCTTATTTGATTAGGTCTGCTGTGCAATGGATCGTAGTGGAAATGGCAGAAGCAGGAAGGATCTATTTGTGACCACCGCAGCTCCTTTCGGATTCTTTCATTTCTCGCCCTTGAGTGGGGGATCTACTGCCACCCCGATGGTTTTCCAGCCCACGCCGCCTCTCAGCCAGGTGGTGAGCCCCAGCTTCAACcagccacctcctccgcctccaccaAATAACGCTCCACGTGAGTCCGCGACCTGCGGCATTAGTGGCGCCACTTCCAATCGAGTTGTGGGTGGCATGGAAGCGCGGAAAGGTAATGAAGCTAAAAAGAGTTGTTCATTAAATAACTTCCTCCAATTCAACTACCAGGAGCTTATCCCTGGATAGCTGCCCTTGGCTACTTCGAGGAAACCAATCGGAATGCACTGAAGTTCCTCTGCGGTGGCAGTTTGATTCATTCGCACTACGTAATCACCTCGGCACATTGCATCAATCCGATGTTGACCTTGGTCCGTCTGGGAGCCCATGATCTCTCCAAGCCAGCCGAACCGGGCGCAATGGATCTCCGTATCCGTAGAACTGTTGTACACGAGCACTTCGACCTCAACTCCATATCGAATGATATAGCCCTGATTGAGCTAAACGTAGTGGGTGCTCTGCCAGGTGCGCATTGTTTCCATATCAATACTTATTATATCACTctgttaaaatatatatttttttgatgtGAAAAAACAGGTAACATCTCGCCCATTTGCCTGCCGGAGGCCGCCAAGTTTATGCAGCAGGACTTCGTGGGCATGAATCCCTTTGTGGCCGGCTGGGGCGCCGTGAAGCACCAGGGAGTCACCTCGCAGGTGCTGAGAGACGCCCAGGTGCCAATCGTGTCCCGCCACAGCTGCGAGCAGAGCTACAAGTCCGTTTTCCAGTTCGTCCAGTTCAGTGACAAGGTGAGCGGGGTCATCCCCAGCCAAGGGGAGTTCCCTGAACGCAGTGGAAGCCACTAAACTGCACCAATAAATCCTTTGCAGGTGCTGTGCGCGGGCAGCTCGAGCGTGGATGCTTGTCAAGGGGATTCCGGTGGACCACTCATGATGCCCCAGGTCAGTTACAATCTCCTCTTCTGTGTCTGTGAGTCATCGAAccagttttggccaagtcttCACACTTCAGCTCTGTCTCCAAGGTGGTTCACTGTACACCGCCCGCTAATTGTCCACGTTCGTGACGCAGATAtgattttgttggccaacgaAAATGCCGGTGACTTGCAgaagagaatttggaatttaTGATTTAAGCATTCCGCAAATCCGCTTTTTGGAATCTTTCAGCTGGAGGCCAATGTCTATAGGTTCTACTTGCTCGGCCTGGTTTCCTTTGGCTATGAGTGTGCTCGGCCCAATTTTCCCGGCGTTTATACGAGAGTTGCTTCCTACGTTCCTTGGATCAAGAAACACCTCGCATCCGCTTAGAATATGACACATCCTAAGTCTAATTGTTATCTCCGATGTGTCATCCGAATTGAGAGCACCTAATGCATACTTGTACTAAAATCCAAAACCCCGAATACACGCAACCACTTAAATTTCCTTTATAAAtctcatttatttatgttcttgttttatttatgcctaattaaatcatttgcataaattaaaacaccAGTGTAAGATATTTGTTGTATCATGCTTGTTTTTATCATCATTATAACatttaatacatataatataatgaATTCGTTTTGCACTTTAAACTGcagctttaatttaaatcaatgcCAATTTACATCTTATTTAATTAGGATGCCAGCAGATGCGATAAAAACGATCTTATGTATATTTccgaaaaaaattataatataatttgatCTGAAATACATGATGTGAATTGAATTTCGTGATTGTTTCACCTACCGTATTGAGCTAAGATATGAGCTGCaataaaatagttgaaattGATGAGCCGGAACCGAAAAAGCCATTCTTTGGGGACAGGGTCTGGAATTTCCCGCAGTTCAGTTCGGCCCCCGCTGTTTCTACCTGCACTGCATGGCCAAGTGATCCGGATTAGTCATTATAGTAGAACGATCGGTGTTATTATGCCCCGGCGATTGCATCGATCGCATGCCAATTGGCTTTCGGCGACGGCTCCCCCGGAATTCTGATCAGGTTGAGTGCCCCCAAGCACTGGGATGTATTCCACATGTATAGCGATTGTGGGAATATAGTAGAATGCATTAAGTTGGCGATAACTGTGATCGCACATAAGATGCATTCAAAACGCATATGGCGTCACTTGTCGAACTCACCTCCTCTGGAACTAAAATGTTTGTATAAGTTGAAAGATATTTTGCAGTTTGAGTGATTAATACCATTACTGGCAGAGATTTTCTAACACTCTTGTTCTTATCAATCTATCAACTAAATATGCTTTATAACAGTGAGAATTGTTCAAATTTAGAAGAAGTAAGATATAATATTAGCACTAGAGATTCTCTCTGTATTCCAATAATTTCGTATTCTCAATTGAAGGCtgctatctatctatataatCAGCGAAAGCTGTTTGCAGTGCTCGCATACCAATAGATTCTGAAAGTATGAGAATCTCAAATTACtaatcattaaaatatatgtagttggaatatatataaatataaatagcgATTGaatgtttgttttgattacCGACCTAATGACTCTACTTAATGATTCGCAATTGACATGTCAACGGGATCCGTTTTAATTTACCTTGCAAAATGGCATTCGAGATTCTTGTGGAGTGGAGCGTCACAAAATTCTCGGAACCAGATCGACTAGCAAATTGAGAACAGTGGGAGGTCAACAATTTGGCGCTACATTTGACTCACGccttaattgaaaattcccATTTGTGTTCCTTCCCTTACCATTACCCACTGATCCATATTATTATGCAGGAAAAGCAAATAatcattgttttcattttcgggcTGCGCTGggaaaatcattttataatttgagTGTGAGAATGCTTTTCCACCTAGATTAAAGTCAAATGGCGTGCTCGTCGATTACGAGTGTGAACCCCATCTGATATGCCACCCACTTTTTCGGCGAGAGAGTTTCCAAATGCGATCGGTAGATTAAGAGATCACTGGAGTGCACTGATAGAAAAAGTTTGTTTGGTAATGTTTTCCAGACGGAGAACGTATCGTTGCTTAATATTCCGCTTAATATTCCGGATATTTAGTTGCTTATACTTACCTATCTCACAGCGAAATCGATGTAGTTTGATTACACTTCTACCCCACCACCCAAAGTCGCCAAGTTTAATCTGTTTAATCAAGGTAGTCGAAACAACTTAGTTAGTTAAGAGCTTTTCGCTTGATAGTACCTATAGAACTAGTTATCAGATATACAAGCAACCAAGCCAAGCAATTAGATAACCAGTTCTATTTCATTGCATCTAGAAGATTAATGAAAACTATAAGTAAATCAAGACACACAATTAGGGTTAACGCAGTTTCCCTGTATGGAACATCTTCCAGTGGCATGTTCGTTGTTTAAGTCTTTCGATTTGGCATTGGGCCAATAATATCAGCTCTTTGGAATCAAGTTCGGCAGGACTGCTACACCAACAGAAACTATTCTGAGAGTTTCGATGTTCTTGACTTGACTTAATTTAAGCTTCAATGGTAATAAGTCAAATCAAGTTCaataattacatatttatgtaattatGGCATCTATACAATCAGTGATTGCTTTATACGTAACTTACATAAATACGAACAGTTTCTAAGAGTAAGATGACATTAGATGGATAATCATGATGCTAATATAGAACTAGTACTAGAATGTTGTCGGTGTCTTTGATTACTTGGCCAAGTGATTCCCAATTGACAATGTCAACGGGATACGTTTTTAATTTACCTTGATTAATGGCATTTATCATTCTTGACTAGACGCGCGTCTAATTGAGTCACAGAATTCTCGTACCCGATGGAATGACAAATTGAGAGCAGAGCAAGGTCAACAATTTGGGGCCTTACTTGAATCATGCCCTAATTGAGAATCCCCAATAGTGTTCCTATATTATTACCAACCATCATCACTGATCCATATTATTAGGGATTATTATTTGTTTCCATTTTAGGCTGGCGCCGGTATGGGAAATTCATTTTACAATTTGAATGTGCGAATTTTGTGCTTTGGCGTGCTAGCCGAGATCGCCGAGTGTGAACCCCATTTGAAATGTGCCCACTTTTCCCAGCGAGAGAGCTGCCCAGAGATATCAGTTGATTGAGAGATCGGCAGACTGGGAGATCCCAAGAGAAGCCTGTATATAAAGCTCGGCTCCGAGGTCCGATCGCTCAGCCGAATCGAAGACGCGATCGCGTTGGTCACGCAGGCCACGAAAAGACCCACAAGTCAATCTCCGAAGAAGCTTCAGCGGGTGAAGACGCGTCTCCAGTCTCCGGTCGTCCGGTTCTCCAAAAAAACACTCAGTCTGATAACGTGATTCGGACGGTGAACGTCGGTACGTCGCGTTGCCGCTCGATATTCCGGATATATGATcgcatatatataatatataatatctcGCCATGAAGTCGATGTGCTGTGTTAGTGCTGTGATCACACTCCTGCCCCTTGTGCTCCTCCCTCCGCCCACTGGCGCCCAGTTTAATCAGCGCAGGCAAGGTAGTCGCACTCACTTAATTAGTAGAGAGCTTTTCGCTTTGccatatctatctatctaacTACAACTATCTAAATTCTATAGAACTTTTACGACCGATctaagcaaacaacaaaccagTTTTACTAACAGCGA
It contains:
- the LOC6736728 gene encoding venom serine protease Bi-VSP isoform X3, producing MVLLDEFCVKVYFWPFLSYLASIKGWCPLYPPGYYPIYALPPPQGPPYPAPPPPPPLQPIGPLIPPQPALPSTPAVIPTFQPTPPNPQTPVTPPLFTTSSSTTSSTTLSTTSTTGLTTTTTTAGTTLPLPVPTCPSQPLVCLPGGARPLPNCPCIDPRQQQNSPLVSSTGPQIGSDMMVFMPLNSGRRRRRRRRRQSCQDARSRPGSCLPLTSCPQLMQEYQGQGNEFHTFLGQSICGFDGSTFMVCCAMDRSGNGRSRKDLFVTTAAPFGFFHFSPLSGGSTATPMVFQPTPPLSQVVSPSFNQPPPPPPPNNAPRESATCGISGATSNRVVGGMEARKGAYPWIAALGYFEETNRNALKFLCGGSLIHSHYVITSAHCINPMLTLVRLGAHDLSKPAEPGAMDLRIRRTVVHEHFDLNSISNDIALIELNVVGALPGNISPICLPEAAKFMQQDFVGMNPFVAGWGAVKHQGVTSQVLRDAQVPIVSRHSCEQSYKSVFQFVQFSDKVLCAGSSSVDACQGDSGGPLMMPQLEANVYRFYLLGLVSFGYECARPNFPGVYTRVASYVPWIKKHLASA
- the LOC6736728 gene encoding venom serine protease Bi-VSP isoform X1 — protein: MCAISGLPKAHKFLIIYMGLSILSSVKFQSCQDARSRPGSCLPLTSCPQLMQEYQGQGNEFHTFLGQSICGFDGSTFMVCCAMDRSGNGRSRKDLFVTTAAPFGFFHFSPLSGGSTATPMVFQPTPPLSQVVSPSFNQPPPPPPPNNAPRESATCGISGATSNRVVGGMEARKGAYPWIAALGYFEETNRNALKFLCGGSLIHSHYVITSAHCINPMLTLVRLGAHDLSKPAEPGAMDLRIRRTVVHEHFDLNSISNDIALIELNVVGALPGNISPICLPEAAKFMQQDFVGMNPFVAGWGAVKHQGVTSQVLRDAQVPIVSRHSCEQSYKSVFQFVQFSDKVLCAGSSSVDACQGDSGGPLMMPQVSYNLLFCVCESSNQFWPSLHTSALSPRWFTVHRPLIVHVRDADMILLANENAGDLQKRIWNL
- the LOC6736728 gene encoding venom protease isoform X2 produces the protein MCAISGLPKAHKFLIIYMGLSILSSVKCQSCQDARSRPGSCLPLTSCPQLMQEYQGQGNEFHTFLGQSICGFDGSTFMVCCAMDRSGNGRSRKDLFVTTAAPFGFFHFSPLSGGSTATPMVFQPTPPLSQVVSPSFNQPPPPPPPNNAPRESATCGISGATSNRVVGGMEARKGAYPWIAALGYFEETNRNALKFLCGGSLIHSHYVITSAHCINPMLTLVRLGAHDLSKPAEPGAMDLRIRRTVVHEHFDLNSISNDIALIELNVVGALPGNISPICLPEAAKFMQQDFVGMNPFVAGWGAVKHQGVTSQVLRDAQVPIVSRHSCEQSYKSVFQFVQFSDKVLCAGSSSVDACQGDSGGPLMMPQLEANVYRFYLLGLVSFGYECARPNFPGVYTRVASYVPWIKKHLASA